One window of the Deltaproteobacteria bacterium genome contains the following:
- a CDS encoding agmatine deiminase family protein, whose protein sequence is LASARLEDGSRPEVVPLPMPAPLRFDGIRVPASYANFYVCNAAVLVPTFNDPNDRIALGILSELFRDRPVVGIHAVDLVWGFGTLHCLTQQQPAVLIQKETVS, encoded by the coding sequence CTCGCATCCGCCCGGCTGGAAGACGGTTCCCGCCCCGAGGTGGTACCGCTGCCGATGCCCGCGCCGCTCCGCTTCGACGGGATCCGGGTGCCCGCCAGCTACGCCAACTTCTACGTCTGCAACGCGGCGGTGCTCGTCCCCACCTTCAACGACCCGAACGACCGGATCGCGCTAGGGATCCTCTCCGAGTTGTTCCGGGACCGACCGGTGGTCGGGATCCACGCCGTGGATCTCGTGTGGGGGTTCGGCACGCTCCACTGCCTGACGCAGCAGCAGCCGGCGGTTTTGATTCAAAAGGAGACGGTTTCGTGA